One Panicum virgatum strain AP13 chromosome 3N, P.virgatum_v5, whole genome shotgun sequence DNA segment encodes these proteins:
- the LOC120665011 gene encoding protein ACCELERATED CELL DEATH 6-like — MAPRKQSTSELAARRTSTMLMAAITGDCQQLSRGEILAAAPAHHQVAIDVVASSDGQGCGDDAALLEAARLAEGTGGSSALHVVAAAGDGDRYLESARVICGRARGLLGAPDRNGDTPLHRAARAGNARMVAQLVDLAGGEGEVRALVRARNGRGETALHEAVRFGHAEAGMVGALMDGDRGLAGVVADDGTSPLYLASSLGRRKIACVLHHKGDGLSYSGPDGQNALHAAVIHHKGIAKLLLGWNKDLVRQRDINGSTPMHFAASAADPAFFQFTNFVFTTSNFESHFLGSYLLPQGCMTRFYEWRGLPFPLLLNAEPSLAFQPDIHGSYPVHVAASAESMVAIIVLLTRYPGCAGLRDARGRTFLHVAVERKRFHVVKFVCHCSRSFKPMLNVQDEDGNTALHLAISQGELDIFRCLVRNRNVKINLQNNQGNTPMDLALGKVRSGFYFGLTAPRRILGMLTFANAQTSSGNRRRDQMEEYNPGLNEDEESSKIKDFAQIVGIGSVLVATATFAAAITVPGGVRTPDDVAAAKGGVASPPAGTPVLTGKYAFDGFVVSNTLAFICSTLATFSLVYCGVAAVDIQRRFKLVSFSLALLLCAARSFCAAFAFSLYLLLSPVEKGTAIAACVMTSLALLDGLWFLITSFHDTTVLLSRSANLTFVKLGTGFVANIIYLFWPYLVIFGYMSIDDLKNLGDF, encoded by the exons CATGGCCGCGATCACGGGCGACTGCCAGCAGCTGTCGCGGGGAGAgatcctggcggcggcgccggctcaCCACCAAGTCGCCATCGACGTCGTCGCCAGCAGCGACGGCCAGGGGTGCGGCGATGACGCCGCGCTGCTGGAGGCCGCCCGTCTCGCGGAGGGGACGGGCGGCTCCTCCGCGCTCCACGTGgtggctgccgccggcgacggcgaccgctACCTGGAGAGCGCCCGCGTGATCTGCGGCAGGGCCAGGGGCCTCCTGGGCGCGCCCGACCGCAACGGCGACACGCCGCTGCACCGCGCCGCCCGGGCCGGGAACGCCAGGATGGTCGCGCAGCTCGTCGACCTCGCCGGAGGCGAGGGCGAGGTGagggctctggtgcgcgcgCGGAACGGGCGCGGGGAGACGGCCCTGCACGAGGCCGTCCGCTTCGGCCACGCGGAGGCGGGGATGGTCGGGGCGCTGATGGACGGGGAcagggggctcgccggcgtggtcgcggACGATGGCACCTCGCCGCTCTACCTCGCCAGCTCGTTGGGCCGCCGGAAGATCGCTTGCGTGCTGCATCACAAGGGAGACGGTCTGTCCTACTCGGGCCCGGATGGACAAAATGCTCTGCATGCTGCTGTCATCCACCACAAAG GAATAGCAAAGTTGCTGCTGGGGTGGAACAAGGACCTTGTCCGCCAAAGAGACATCAACGGGAGCACACCGATGCACTTCGCCGCATCAGCAGCAGACCCGGCGTTCTTCCAATTTACAAACTTCGTTTTCACCACGAGCAACTTCGAGAGCCATTTCTTGGGCTCCTACCTCCTACCTCAGGGGTGCATGACAAGGTTCTACGAGTGGAGGGGGCTCCCGTTCCCCCTGCTGCTCAACGCCGAGCCATCGCTAGCGTTCCAGCCGGACATCCACGGGTCGTACCCGGTGCACGTCGCGGCGTCGGCGGAGAGCATGGTGGCCATCATCGTCCTGCTCACGAGGTACCCCGGCTGCGCCGGGCTGCGCGACGCCAGGGGCCGGACCTTCCTCCACGTCGCCGTCGAGAGGAAGCGGTTCCACGTCGTCAAGTTCGTGTGCCACTGCTCGCGATCTTTCAAGCCGATGCTCAACGTGCAGGACGAGGACGGGAACACCGCCCTGCACCTGGCTATCAGTCAGGGGGAGCTGGACATCTTCAGGTGTCTCGTCAGGAACCGCAACGTCAAGATAAATCTGCAGAATAACCAGGGGAACACTCCCATGGATCTCGCCCTGGGGAAAGTCCGCTCGGGATTTTACTTCGGACTG ACTGCACCTCGGAGGATTCTCGGCATGCTAACCTTCGCGAATGCACAGACATCCAGTGGCAACCGCCGTCGCGATCAGATGGAGGAGTACAATCCAGGTCTAAACGAGGACGAGGAATCGAGCAAGATAAAGGACTTCGCGCAGATCGTGGGCATCGGCTCCGTGCTCGTCGCGACGGCGACGTTCGCGGCGGCCATAACCGTCCCCGGGGGCGTCAGGACCCCCGacgacgtggcggcggcgaaaGGCGGCGTCGCCTCGCCACCCGCCGGGACGCCGGTGCTCACCGGGAAGTACGCCTTCGACGGGTTCGTGGTCTCCAACACGCTGGCGTTCATCTGCTCCACCCTGGCCACCTTCAGCCTCGTCTACTGCGGGGTCGCTGCCGTCGACATCCAGCGGCGGTTCAAGCTGGTGTCCTTCTCCCTGGCGCTGCTGCTCTGCGCGGCGCGGAGCTTCTGCGCCGCCTTCGCCTTCTCCCTCTACCTGCTGCTGTCTCCGGTGGAGAAGGGGACCGCCATCGCGGCCTGTGTGATGACGTCGCTCGCGCTGCTCGACGGGCTCTGGTTCCTGATCACGAGCTTCCATGACACGACGGTCCTCCTCAGCAGAAGCGCTAATCTGACGTTCGTGAAGCTTGGTACCGGATTCGTCGCCAACATCATATATCTCTTCTGGCCTTACCTCGTGATCTTCGGTTATATGTCCATTGATGATCTAAAAAACCTAGGGGACTTTTAA
- the LOC120665010 gene encoding universal stress protein PHOS32-like has translation MATHPASPTAGDRSPSGPPPVRLSAAQAVAAIQPTSPRYFFSSLAAVSAAASSPHRRIGIAVDLSDESAFAVKWAVQNYLRPGDAVVLLHVRPTSVLYGADWGSIPVSVDDDPDADIAEGAARAAASEEPEEAKKKREEDFDAFTSTKAQDLAQPLVVAQIPFKIHIVKDHDMKERLCLEAERLGLSALIMGSRGFGASRRVGKGRLGSVSDYCVHHCVCPVVVVRYPDDAAGAGAGDAFGDELRPVPENEPVYHEAPEAQKEK, from the exons ATGGCGACCCACCCGGCCTCCCCGACCGCCGGCGACAGGTCGCcgtccgggccgccgccggtgcgcctgtccgcggcgcaggcggtggcggcgatccAGCCCACCTCGCCGCGGTACTTCTTCTCCTCGCTGGCCGcggtctccgccgccgcgtcctccccgCACCGCCGCATCGGCATCGCCGTCGACCTCTCCGACGAGTCCGCCTTCGCCGTCAAGTGGGCCGTCCAGAACTACCTCCGCCCCGGGGACGCCGTCGTGCTGCTGCACGTCCGCCCCACCTCCGTGCTCTACGGCGCCGACTGGGGCTCCATCCCGGTCTCCGTCGACGACGACCCCGACGCCGACATCGCcgagggcgcggcgcgcgccgcggcctccgAGGAGCCCGAGGAGGCCAAGAAGAAGCGGGAggaggacttcgacgccttcaCCTCCACCAAGGCGCAGGACCTCGCGCAGCCGCTCGTCGTTGCGCAGATCCCCTTCAAGATCCACATCGTCAAGGACCACGACATGAAGGAGCGCCTCTGCCTCGAGGCCGAGCGCCTCGGCCTGTCCGCCTTGATCATGGGCAGCCGCGGCTTCGGCGCCTCGCGCAGGGTCGGGAAAGGGAGGCTCGGGAGCGTCAGTGACTACTGCGTGCACCACTGCGTCTGCCCTGTGGTGGTTGTGCGCTACCCGGATGATGCTGCGGGAGCTGGTGCTGGCGACGCCTTCGGGGATGAGCTGCGCCCGGTGCCTGAAAATGAGCCTGTGTATCATGAGGCACCAGAGGCGCAGAAAG AGAAATGA